The following are encoded in a window of uncultured Sphaerochaeta sp. genomic DNA:
- the pth gene encoding aminoacyl-tRNA hydrolase, whose translation MQLILGLGNPGSKYANSRHNVGFDAVEACAAFFQVRLRKRCFRLYRQAKVGSSVSLVEPLTYMNKSGEVMRYFPDVKAEEIVVVCDQMDLPPGLIRIRRGGSSAGHNGLKSLISSLGSSNFTRIYIGIGRPDEGVSVVDHVLSRDSSLALQEGIMLASSALQDLISGKSTEEVMLAYNRRNRS comes from the coding sequence ATGCAGTTGATTCTTGGTCTGGGTAATCCCGGTTCCAAGTATGCAAACTCCCGCCACAATGTCGGATTCGATGCAGTGGAAGCTTGTGCAGCGTTTTTTCAGGTTCGCCTGAGAAAACGCTGTTTTCGTCTTTATAGACAAGCAAAAGTGGGGAGTTCTGTATCCTTGGTTGAACCACTAACCTATATGAATAAGAGTGGGGAAGTCATGCGTTACTTCCCTGATGTGAAAGCAGAAGAAATTGTGGTAGTCTGTGATCAGATGGACCTCCCTCCTGGATTGATCAGAATCCGAAGGGGTGGGAGCAGTGCTGGTCATAACGGCCTCAAGAGTCTTATCAGCTCGCTGGGCAGCAGCAACTTCACCCGTATCTATATTGGCATCGGTAGGCCTGATGAAGGGGTGTCGGTGGTGGACCATGTCCTCTCTCGTGATTCATCTCTTGCCTTACAGGAAGGAATCATGCTTGCTTCCTCAGCACTGCAGGATCTTATCAGTGGAAAGTCAACGGAGGAGGTAATGCTTGCCTACAATAGACGCAATCGTTCCTAA
- the ispE gene encoding 4-(cytidine 5'-diphospho)-2-C-methyl-D-erythritol kinase yields MDTRLVRPAFAKVNLHLAVGQPFQDGYHPIRSLFALVNLADDVSITVKGKSNFKVEVTGLEAFQLDGEDTMTKAARLWCERSGLSLSLQIDCKKRIPSQAGLGGGSSDAASVLLLLQEYAGEAALDEKSLADIALQVGSDVPFFLSSQSCAIVTGRGEVITPIQQRDLALCLVMPSSFATSTSSAYARLDEVRSGSLVTLGPTGEEIEEVFKKSPAVWKSLLYNDFQQGVEHQDFYGQLGQLSGTSHGYCSLTGSGACWFFVSDDTKQVQAVYDEIQARFGAGVMSWKTGLVMKIR; encoded by the coding sequence ATGGATACCAGACTTGTGCGTCCTGCTTTTGCCAAGGTTAATCTACATCTGGCCGTTGGCCAACCGTTTCAAGATGGGTATCATCCCATCCGTTCCTTATTTGCCTTGGTGAATCTTGCCGATGATGTATCCATCACGGTAAAGGGGAAGAGCAATTTCAAGGTAGAAGTAACTGGATTGGAAGCGTTTCAACTTGATGGAGAGGATACTATGACCAAGGCTGCCCGCCTATGGTGTGAGCGATCAGGTTTATCCCTCTCTTTACAGATAGATTGCAAGAAACGTATTCCCTCTCAGGCTGGTTTGGGTGGTGGTTCAAGTGATGCTGCTTCTGTGTTGCTTCTGTTGCAGGAATATGCTGGAGAAGCTGCTCTTGACGAGAAATCCCTAGCTGATATCGCATTGCAAGTTGGAAGTGATGTTCCCTTCTTCCTTTCTTCTCAAAGCTGCGCAATCGTGACTGGTAGGGGAGAAGTGATCACACCTATACAGCAGAGGGATTTGGCGTTGTGTTTGGTGATGCCGTCCTCCTTTGCTACATCTACGTCATCTGCCTACGCCAGGCTAGACGAGGTTCGCAGCGGTAGTCTGGTCACATTGGGGCCTACAGGTGAGGAGATTGAAGAAGTTTTCAAGAAATCACCTGCGGTATGGAAAAGTTTGTTGTATAATGATTTTCAACAAGGTGTGGAGCACCAAGACTTCTATGGCCAACTCGGACAGCTAAGCGGTACTAGCCATGGATATTGTAGTCTTACAGGCAGCGGTGCTTGTTGGTTTTTCGTCAGTGATGATACGAAACAAGTACAGGCTGTTTACGATGAGATACAGGCGCGGTTTGGGGCTGGAGTAATGAGCTGGAAAACCGGTTTAGTTATGAAAATAAGATAA
- a CDS encoding amidohydrolase: MKTLISNVLIIPMTKEGLSLRGDIGIDGKHIVFVGTGDPSFKADRIIDGSSFLAMPSLVNAHTHLSMELMRNYKDSLPTLQAWLAEIFPIEGKLTADDVLAASRLGIIELIQSGCTMFTDMYFEPQATAQAVIEGGIRGSIGVTLFGDLEENKARVEEREELLAPYVAQAEGRLSLNVAPHAIYTCTQETYQFAASWARQHGRVFHTHLSETKKEVDDCIAQTGLTPPAYLAKIGVLQDVKSMLAHCVHLSDEDIDLLKSFDTTIVHNPSSNLKLSSGIAPIASYLHAGIPVALGTDGASSNNNLNMVEEMHIASLLGRVLETGGEKLTPYQVLEMATKHGADALGIGDTIGTLEAGKEADLLLIDLKKSHLTPLNDPFSALVYSAQSSDIDTVFCQGTILMEQRKVQTLNEHTVIDEVQRIWADVLKR, encoded by the coding sequence ATGAAAACACTCATTTCCAACGTACTCATCATTCCGATGACCAAGGAAGGTTTGAGCCTTCGTGGTGATATCGGTATCGATGGGAAACATATTGTATTTGTCGGGACAGGAGACCCCTCCTTCAAGGCAGACCGTATCATTGATGGATCCTCATTCCTGGCAATGCCTTCCCTGGTGAATGCCCATACTCATTTGAGCATGGAGCTGATGCGCAATTATAAGGACTCCCTGCCAACCTTGCAGGCATGGCTTGCCGAGATCTTCCCGATCGAGGGTAAACTCACTGCTGATGACGTACTTGCTGCCAGCCGTCTTGGCATCATTGAGCTTATCCAGAGTGGGTGCACCATGTTCACTGATATGTACTTTGAACCCCAAGCAACTGCACAGGCTGTTATTGAGGGTGGTATCAGGGGAAGTATAGGGGTAACGCTGTTCGGCGATCTTGAAGAGAACAAAGCCCGGGTAGAGGAGCGGGAGGAATTGCTTGCTCCCTACGTTGCACAAGCCGAAGGCCGTCTCTCTCTCAATGTTGCTCCTCACGCCATCTATACCTGTACCCAGGAAACCTACCAATTTGCAGCATCCTGGGCGCGACAACATGGTAGGGTATTCCATACACATCTCAGCGAGACCAAGAAAGAAGTGGATGACTGCATTGCACAAACAGGGTTGACTCCCCCAGCCTATCTCGCAAAGATCGGCGTCTTGCAGGATGTTAAGAGCATGCTGGCCCATTGTGTTCACTTGAGTGATGAAGATATAGACCTTCTCAAGTCGTTTGACACCACCATCGTGCACAACCCAAGCAGCAATCTCAAACTATCCAGCGGCATTGCTCCGATAGCCTCTTATCTCCATGCAGGAATTCCAGTTGCACTCGGCACCGATGGGGCGAGCAGCAATAATAATCTCAACATGGTAGAGGAGATGCATATAGCCAGTCTCCTGGGAAGAGTACTGGAAACCGGCGGGGAGAAATTAACGCCCTACCAGGTATTGGAGATGGCAACCAAGCATGGTGCCGATGCCCTGGGTATTGGTGATACGATAGGAACACTTGAAGCCGGCAAGGAAGCAGATCTTCTCCTCATTGATTTGAAGAAGAGCCACCTTACCCCGCTTAATGATCCATTCAGTGCATTGGTATATTCAGCACAAAGCTCAGATATCGATACTGTTTTCTGTCAGGGAACCATTCTCATGGAACAACGCAAAGTGCAAACCCTGAATGAGCATACAGTGATTGATGAAGTGCAGAGAATATGGGCTGATGTGCTCAAACGCTAG
- a CDS encoding AMP-binding protein, translating into MKHSWDDLDQYRGVLFEGQWPTIIDLLLITEQKFGGRNGFTVFNPDRKTLSFSEILQEVTRVSSYLQQCGIVKGDHIVINGKNSPAWAIAYLATLHAGAIVVPLDNQMNTDRVETLSSFVKASFIFADKNVLESLDTQKEWFKELKGKATLLGESKTFPSISTLQSKKTYNRIPSSEHDIASILFTSGTTGNEKGAMLTHANIVSDLYQACDGTFLSLDETDVLYALLPLHHSYCCTAVLLESIKHGAECVFGQDIVVSKMINDLREGKVTIFMGIPLLYNKLLAGIMKQVKKKGLLVNTLVHTMMVINGFTKKHLHWNPFRKTFNKLLLSKIGLDRNNFLICGAGPLAPKVFKQYQQLGLDFIQGYGLTETSPILTLNPISHFKVESVGMVFPLVEMKIAEPDENGVGEIRVKGPNITQGYYNDPVHTAELFDEEGYLKTGDLGYLDKENYLYLKGRAKNIIVTEGGKNVYPEEIEDLFQLYNQVEQILIRGYQEKKNIPSELIEAVIYPNADYYKEHTFSMQEDLERVIKEVNQRVSGYKKITKLTITNEPMDMTSTKKIKRNKVTA; encoded by the coding sequence ATGAAACATTCCTGGGATGACCTTGACCAATATCGCGGTGTGCTGTTCGAAGGACAGTGGCCGACTATCATTGACCTATTGCTGATTACAGAACAGAAGTTTGGAGGGCGAAACGGATTCACTGTTTTCAACCCCGACAGGAAAACCCTTTCATTCTCTGAAATTCTCCAAGAAGTCACTCGAGTCAGTTCGTATCTACAGCAATGTGGCATAGTAAAAGGTGATCATATAGTTATCAACGGGAAAAACAGTCCTGCTTGGGCTATTGCCTATCTGGCAACCCTTCATGCAGGTGCAATCGTTGTTCCCCTGGACAACCAGATGAATACTGACCGTGTTGAAACACTCAGCAGTTTTGTGAAGGCCTCTTTTATTTTTGCTGACAAGAATGTTCTTGAATCACTCGACACACAGAAAGAATGGTTCAAGGAGTTGAAGGGGAAAGCAACGCTCCTGGGTGAGAGCAAAACATTTCCAAGCATTTCCACTCTGCAGTCGAAGAAAACGTATAACCGTATACCGAGCTCAGAACATGACATTGCTTCCATTCTTTTTACCAGTGGCACCACAGGCAATGAGAAAGGAGCCATGCTGACACACGCAAACATTGTAAGCGACCTCTACCAGGCATGTGATGGAACATTCCTCAGCCTGGATGAAACTGATGTGTTGTATGCACTCCTTCCACTGCATCACAGCTATTGCTGTACAGCAGTACTTCTCGAATCCATCAAACATGGAGCAGAATGTGTCTTTGGGCAGGATATTGTGGTAAGCAAAATGATCAATGACCTAAGAGAAGGCAAGGTTACCATTTTTATGGGAATACCGCTCCTATACAACAAACTGCTTGCAGGAATTATGAAGCAGGTCAAGAAAAAAGGATTATTGGTCAATACCTTGGTACATACAATGATGGTTATCAATGGATTCACCAAGAAACATTTGCATTGGAATCCCTTCAGGAAAACCTTCAATAAACTATTGCTCAGTAAGATTGGTTTGGATCGGAATAATTTCCTTATCTGTGGTGCTGGCCCGCTTGCTCCAAAGGTCTTCAAGCAGTATCAACAGCTTGGCCTCGATTTCATCCAAGGCTATGGGCTTACCGAAACGAGTCCAATCCTTACACTCAACCCAATCAGCCACTTCAAAGTTGAATCCGTTGGTATGGTTTTCCCCTTGGTGGAGATGAAAATCGCAGAACCTGATGAAAACGGGGTAGGAGAAATCCGGGTCAAGGGCCCAAACATCACCCAAGGTTATTACAACGACCCGGTCCATACCGCTGAATTATTTGATGAAGAAGGCTACCTGAAGACAGGTGACCTTGGATACCTCGACAAGGAAAACTACCTCTATCTCAAGGGCAGGGCAAAAAACATCATTGTCACCGAAGGTGGCAAGAATGTTTATCCTGAGGAGATTGAGGATCTCTTCCAACTATACAACCAGGTGGAGCAGATACTCATCCGTGGATACCAAGAAAAGAAAAACATACCCAGCGAGTTGATCGAGGCGGTGATTTACCCCAATGCTGACTACTACAAGGAGCATACTTTTTCCATGCAGGAGGATCTTGAGCGGGTAATCAAGGAAGTCAATCAACGTGTTTCAGGGTATAAGAAAATTACCAAGCTCACGATTACCAATGAGCCGATGGACATGACAAGTACCAAAAAGATCAAGCGCAACAAGGTGACTGCATAG
- the tilS gene encoding tRNA lysidine(34) synthetase TilS, producing MPTIDAIVPKTIQDFFSSHHIPGDTHIAVAFSGGSDSLALLIGLSALLPKEQVSVFYVNHRLRSEQELSQELQLCLENCQRLGYGLEVLDLGGGSVEARAQRDGEGIEAAARNLRYEALYAACRNHGCTYLATAHNADDQMETLLMRLFQAASVSSLKGAAIYTQSTGNATLIRPLLTLPHRTLRAYVEAEGFQWAEDSTNDQDDYLRNKIRHTIKPQILALFPNAYDAVSIMSRRFSDIAGVLQNLEDEALSCVNILTSEVRFTLDWYHGVMPQMRERLLYRLYAEVCTSETQRIRQAMIARLQEHLDASTLSSRLHIEAGSSSVLISDGQVIWSRVAQDPHFLFPLMHPGNEQEILLPGQIVFRIDTLQGETDTRLLRIDADALDHAVIRSAEDGDWIDLEAGRVSIAKLLSSYRIPKSKHPTVPLLYDRSGVVAVFARMYGGRDRLARRFKAPLARRLTNIYSSRIKEQ from the coding sequence TTGCCTACAATAGACGCAATCGTTCCTAAGACAATCCAAGATTTTTTTTCCTCTCACCACATCCCAGGGGATACGCATATCGCTGTCGCCTTTTCAGGTGGCAGTGACTCTCTTGCCTTGCTGATCGGGCTCTCGGCCTTGTTGCCGAAAGAGCAGGTTTCTGTCTTTTACGTCAATCATCGGTTGCGTTCAGAACAAGAGCTGTCCCAGGAGTTGCAGCTTTGTCTTGAGAATTGCCAACGGTTGGGATATGGTCTTGAGGTTCTTGATTTGGGTGGGGGAAGTGTTGAGGCGCGCGCTCAAAGAGATGGGGAAGGTATTGAAGCTGCTGCACGAAATCTGCGCTATGAGGCTTTGTACGCTGCATGTCGTAACCATGGTTGTACCTATCTTGCTACTGCACACAATGCTGACGACCAGATGGAGACCTTGCTGATGCGACTGTTTCAGGCAGCCTCGGTCTCTTCTCTCAAAGGTGCGGCTATCTACACACAGTCTACTGGTAATGCCACACTGATCAGACCTTTGCTTACGCTTCCCCATCGTACCCTCAGAGCTTATGTAGAGGCTGAAGGTTTCCAGTGGGCAGAGGATTCAACAAATGACCAAGATGACTATCTGCGTAATAAGATACGTCATACCATTAAGCCGCAGATCCTCGCACTCTTTCCAAACGCCTACGATGCAGTTTCAATCATGTCTAGGCGCTTTTCCGATATTGCTGGGGTATTGCAGAATTTGGAAGATGAGGCTCTCTCATGTGTGAACATACTCACGAGTGAGGTCCGCTTTACCCTAGATTGGTATCACGGTGTGATGCCACAGATGCGCGAGAGATTGTTGTATCGCCTGTACGCAGAGGTCTGCACTTCTGAGACACAACGTATTCGACAGGCTATGATTGCACGGTTGCAGGAACACCTTGATGCCAGTACACTCTCCAGCCGTTTACATATTGAGGCTGGAAGCAGCAGTGTGCTGATTTCTGATGGACAGGTTATTTGGAGCCGTGTCGCTCAGGACCCCCATTTTCTGTTTCCCTTGATGCATCCTGGTAATGAACAAGAGATTTTGCTGCCTGGGCAAATAGTGTTTCGTATCGATACGCTACAAGGAGAAACAGATACAAGATTGCTGAGGATTGATGCAGATGCTCTTGATCATGCGGTTATACGCTCAGCTGAAGATGGTGATTGGATTGATCTGGAAGCTGGTAGGGTTTCTATAGCCAAGTTGCTCTCCTCGTACCGTATTCCCAAGAGCAAACATCCAACGGTTCCTCTCTTGTACGACCGTAGTGGTGTTGTAGCGGTTTTTGCACGTATGTATGGTGGTAGGGACCGGTTGGCACGCCGTTTCAAGGCTCCCCTTGCCCGAAGATTGACAAATATATATAGTAGTAGAATAAAGGAACAATGA
- a CDS encoding uracil-DNA glycosylase family protein: protein MENYSQEIVQRTKLFAWQVEQLRFSGDFYIYNPLQYAWNMHEAYLKTYLSHPVQALMLGMNPGPFGMAQNGIPFGEVGAVKQFLKLDEPIEKPSIEHPSRPVLGLSMQRSEVSGKRLWALMEEHYTSADVFSKEIAIVNYCPLAFMERSKFAKNITPDKLPKVERMALEAICDRYLLDLITLLEPTYLIGVGKYALKKLQQVVLPDSEYILGSIIHPSPANPQANRNWKEKTQEQLIALGLWKDA, encoded by the coding sequence GTGGAGAATTACTCACAAGAAATAGTACAACGGACAAAACTGTTTGCTTGGCAGGTTGAGCAATTGCGATTCAGTGGAGATTTTTACATCTATAATCCATTGCAATATGCTTGGAACATGCATGAAGCCTATCTAAAGACCTATCTCTCTCATCCTGTACAGGCCCTAATGCTGGGGATGAATCCCGGTCCTTTCGGTATGGCACAAAATGGTATCCCTTTTGGTGAAGTGGGTGCAGTGAAGCAGTTTCTCAAGCTCGATGAACCTATAGAAAAACCCTCTATCGAGCATCCATCACGTCCGGTGCTTGGATTGTCTATGCAGCGAAGTGAGGTCAGCGGAAAGCGCTTGTGGGCATTGATGGAAGAACACTATACAAGCGCTGATGTATTTTCAAAGGAAATAGCCATCGTCAATTATTGTCCGTTGGCCTTCATGGAACGATCCAAATTCGCTAAGAATATTACTCCTGACAAGCTTCCTAAAGTAGAGAGGATGGCTCTTGAGGCGATCTGTGACCGGTATCTCTTGGACCTTATTACTTTATTGGAACCGACCTATCTTATAGGAGTAGGAAAGTACGCCTTGAAAAAGTTGCAGCAGGTGGTTTTGCCCGATAGTGAATATATACTAGGGTCCATCATTCACCCCAGTCCAGCCAACCCTCAAGCAAACAGGAATTGGAAAGAGAAAACCCAAGAACAACTCATTGCCCTTGGCCTCTGGAAAGATGCATAA
- a CDS encoding 50S ribosomal protein L25, translating into MSDINRSLKAKPRTEDFGSAGARRLLRGGQIPAVIYGKKDPVHIALDAREFTNKMRHFSETALLKIAVGRKHYEVLLKDYQEDLMRGEIKHVDFYEVTRGQALRTLVAVVLKGSPIGTREGGVLDQVLHEIEIECLPKDLPDSIEADVSHLEINQALHLSDMTFPETIKVLEDMSRTVASVKGVKAEVVETAEEEEAELVSEEE; encoded by the coding sequence ATGTCTGACATCAACAGAAGCTTGAAAGCTAAACCAAGAACCGAAGATTTCGGTAGTGCCGGCGCTCGTCGCCTGCTTCGTGGCGGCCAGATCCCTGCCGTTATCTATGGCAAGAAGGATCCTGTGCACATTGCCCTTGATGCCCGTGAATTCACCAACAAGATGCGTCACTTCTCAGAGACGGCATTGCTGAAGATTGCTGTAGGTAGAAAGCACTATGAAGTATTGTTGAAGGATTATCAGGAAGACCTGATGCGCGGAGAGATCAAGCACGTTGACTTCTATGAGGTTACTCGTGGTCAAGCCCTTCGCACCTTGGTCGCTGTTGTTCTCAAGGGAAGCCCCATTGGGACCCGAGAGGGTGGAGTCCTTGACCAGGTTCTCCATGAAATTGAGATTGAGTGTCTGCCAAAAGATCTTCCCGATTCAATTGAAGCTGATGTAAGCCACTTGGAGATCAACCAGGCATTGCACTTGAGCGACATGACGTTCCCAGAAACCATCAAGGTTCTTGAAGACATGTCCAGGACTGTTGCTTCCGTCAAGGGAGTAAAGGCTGAGGTTGTCGAAACTGCTGAGGAAGAAGAAGCAGAACTTGTTTCCGAGGAAGAGTAG
- the ftsH gene encoding ATP-dependent zinc metalloprotease FtsH has translation MTVKLRKDSQENGPDKQSDNQDPNQYWQGPPKNDKKPPFMTPNNPKNRFALIVFATLAILFAYMFFDSAAGAEQSVPYTTFISYVDSGQVTQVEIKEQSLIRFALKNGLTAQTRIPYFDETLLESLKQQGVSVTGSVQEISFLQVLLQLLPWIIFIGFTIMLYRQSSGLNGKMMSTLGKSKAKEYMETDTKTTFKDVAGQIEAKYELEEVVSFLKHPDHFTKVGAKIPRGVLLVGPPGTGKTLLAKAVAGESGVSFFHTSGSDFVEMFVGMGAARVRDLFEQARKHSPCILFIDELDAVGRTRGGGLGGGNDEREQTLNQILVEMDGFGTTTGVIVMAATNRPDVLDPALLRPGRFDRQVVVDLPDIKEREEILRIHCRKIKLEKDVDLKRLARGSAGTSGADLANLINEAALFAARKNKSTVGMSEMEEARDKILLGVARKSRAMTDEEKRATAYHEAGHALLHYYLEHLDPLHKVTIIPHGRALGLTVSLPERDPYTKTQSMLNDWIKVCMGGYVAEELVYGETTTGTSNDIKQATDLARRMVTEWGMSGLGFVNLADESEPLFLGREITQHKDYSEETAKRIDSEIHKILDKAMEETRKVLSTHRDQLDTLTVELIEKETLDDAQIRILLGFEALNDFQGESPEHEKADDASRREESPGTQEEVTKE, from the coding sequence ATGACAGTGAAATTGAGAAAAGATAGCCAAGAGAACGGACCGGACAAACAGTCGGACAACCAGGATCCCAACCAGTATTGGCAAGGTCCTCCCAAGAATGACAAAAAGCCACCTTTCATGACCCCGAATAATCCGAAAAATCGTTTTGCCCTGATAGTGTTTGCCACCTTGGCAATCCTGTTTGCCTATATGTTTTTTGATAGTGCCGCAGGTGCTGAGCAGTCAGTGCCGTACACCACTTTTATCTCTTATGTTGATTCCGGCCAGGTAACGCAGGTCGAGATCAAGGAGCAATCCCTGATTCGGTTTGCATTGAAGAATGGACTTACAGCGCAGACCAGGATACCTTATTTTGATGAGACGTTGCTCGAATCACTGAAACAGCAGGGTGTCTCAGTAACAGGTTCTGTACAGGAGATTTCTTTCCTGCAAGTACTGTTGCAACTACTTCCCTGGATTATCTTCATCGGATTTACCATCATGTTGTATCGTCAGTCCAGCGGGCTGAACGGAAAGATGATGTCAACGCTTGGCAAGAGCAAGGCGAAAGAATACATGGAGACTGACACGAAGACTACATTCAAGGATGTAGCTGGTCAGATAGAAGCAAAGTATGAATTGGAGGAGGTGGTCTCATTTCTCAAGCATCCTGACCACTTCACCAAGGTTGGTGCAAAAATCCCCCGTGGTGTTCTACTTGTAGGTCCTCCAGGAACCGGTAAGACTTTGCTTGCTAAAGCAGTTGCCGGTGAGAGTGGGGTTTCCTTCTTTCATACCAGTGGATCTGACTTTGTTGAGATGTTTGTAGGTATGGGTGCTGCCCGCGTGCGTGACCTGTTTGAACAAGCCCGTAAGCATTCTCCTTGTATTTTGTTCATTGATGAACTTGATGCCGTTGGTCGTACTCGTGGAGGTGGCCTTGGGGGAGGAAATGATGAGCGAGAACAAACATTGAACCAGATTCTTGTGGAGATGGATGGATTTGGTACCACCACAGGAGTCATCGTGATGGCAGCCACCAACCGTCCTGATGTATTGGATCCTGCCTTGCTTCGTCCTGGTCGTTTTGACCGTCAGGTCGTAGTTGATCTACCAGATATTAAGGAACGCGAGGAAATTCTCAGGATTCACTGTAGGAAAATCAAACTGGAAAAGGATGTTGATCTTAAGCGTCTTGCCCGTGGGTCAGCTGGTACCAGTGGAGCCGATCTGGCAAACCTGATCAATGAGGCCGCACTTTTTGCAGCACGGAAGAACAAGAGCACAGTTGGCATGAGCGAGATGGAAGAGGCACGGGACAAGATTCTTCTCGGTGTTGCAAGAAAGAGTCGTGCAATGACAGATGAGGAGAAGAGAGCAACCGCCTACCATGAAGCAGGGCATGCCTTGCTTCACTACTACCTTGAGCATCTCGATCCGTTGCATAAGGTAACCATCATCCCTCATGGACGTGCACTTGGCCTAACCGTCAGCCTTCCCGAGCGAGATCCCTACACCAAGACCCAATCCATGCTGAATGACTGGATAAAGGTCTGCATGGGAGGATATGTTGCAGAGGAGCTGGTATATGGCGAAACCACAACCGGTACCAGCAATGACATCAAGCAAGCAACCGACCTTGCTCGCAGGATGGTAACAGAGTGGGGTATGAGTGGATTGGGATTCGTCAACCTTGCTGATGAGTCTGAACCGTTGTTCCTGGGTCGGGAGATCACTCAGCACAAGGATTACAGTGAAGAGACGGCGAAGAGGATTGATTCAGAAATCCACAAGATTCTTGACAAGGCAATGGAAGAGACACGTAAGGTTCTCTCTACCCATCGGGACCAATTGGATACCCTCACCGTCGAGCTGATTGAGAAGGAGACCTTGGATGATGCACAGATCAGAATTCTCCTGGGTTTCGAGGCACTCAACGATTTCCAGGGAGAATCACCTGAGCATGAGAAGGCTGATGATGCCTCTCGGCGGGAAGAGTCCCCTGGTACACAAGAAGAAGTTACAAAAGAATAA
- a CDS encoding HAD family hydrolase — protein MAQKVEKLKGIIFDKDGTLFDYAQVWETILKEGIALTFNSMGKQHHQTAKQAMLSLMGIDEKGQCIPRGLVFTHRRVQILRRFLLYCIRYRVNAIKAIKGYNRSVKHSEVLLNEKLKQMDFSVQQRLFRRLKEEGYHIGVITSDNASSTNLFLSLMGLEKMVDFIASRDSNYRRKPHSEAFNAFCTQAGINPSQVAMVGDTFTDMLFAKRAQSGYRIAVLTGSNDRRRLERLSDVVYEDISFLDTDKRLFPAQ, from the coding sequence ATGGCACAAAAGGTTGAGAAACTCAAGGGAATCATTTTTGACAAGGATGGGACGCTGTTTGACTACGCCCAGGTCTGGGAGACTATCCTCAAGGAGGGTATCGCCCTTACCTTCAACTCAATGGGGAAGCAGCATCATCAGACTGCCAAACAGGCAATGTTGAGCCTTATGGGCATCGACGAAAAGGGGCAGTGCATTCCCCGTGGCTTGGTGTTCACTCATCGCAGGGTCCAAATTCTCAGAAGATTCCTGCTCTATTGCATCCGATATCGTGTAAACGCAATAAAGGCAATCAAAGGGTATAATAGAAGTGTCAAGCACAGTGAAGTCCTGCTTAACGAAAAACTCAAGCAGATGGATTTCTCTGTCCAACAACGCTTGTTCAGACGATTGAAGGAAGAGGGATATCACATTGGTGTTATAACCAGTGACAATGCTTCCTCAACCAACCTGTTTCTTTCCTTGATGGGCTTGGAAAAAATGGTGGATTTTATAGCCAGTAGGGACAGCAACTATCGCAGAAAACCCCACAGTGAAGCCTTCAATGCATTCTGCACACAGGCAGGAATCAATCCCTCCCAGGTGGCAATGGTAGGAGATACTTTCACTGATATGCTGTTTGCAAAACGGGCTCAGTCAGGCTATCGCATAGCAGTTCTCACCGGAAGCAATGACAGGAGAAGGCTGGAAAGACTGAGCGATGTTGTGTATGAGGATATATCTTTCCTAGACACTGATAAGAGACTATTCCCTGCCCAATAG
- the spoVG gene encoding septation regulator SpoVG has product MDISEVRVRKVSQAGKLKAYVTVTFDNQFVVHNIKIIEGREGDFIAMPSRQLANGEFKDVAHPISSDFRDHLQQVVMDAYDSEEAQEAPQETEKKEL; this is encoded by the coding sequence GTGGACATTTCAGAGGTTCGAGTACGAAAAGTCAGTCAAGCAGGTAAATTGAAGGCTTATGTGACCGTAACGTTTGACAATCAATTTGTGGTGCACAATATCAAGATTATAGAGGGCAGGGAAGGAGACTTCATTGCCATGCCGAGCAGGCAGTTGGCCAATGGGGAATTCAAGGATGTAGCCCATCCGATCAGCAGCGATTTCAGAGATCATTTGCAGCAAGTGGTAATGGATGCATATGACTCTGAGGAAGCACAGGAAGCTCCCCAGGAAACAGAAAAAAAGGAATTATAG